The Labrus mixtus chromosome 18, fLabMix1.1, whole genome shotgun sequence DNA segment aaaataCTTCCcaacaaactcaaacaaagTGACATAACAAATCATCTAATGGGAATATATTACTCTGGtgaaaagaaacacataaaGCTCTAAATACACTCTACCTTAGAGtatttaatactgatgggctATCCTTATTGGTAATGTTAATCTAagtcctttaaaaaatgaagggaTCCTATTAATTATATTGTCACTTGCTTTTTTCGCTCACTATTttggtgaaaaaaacatgttgctcaTTCTCTTGAGGTCATAATATTATTTCATGGTTGTGTTGGTCAGGCGTATTTTCCTTGACAATATGGCGAAGAAGAACACACTGTGATTAAGGGAAAATGTCTTTTCTGATCTCGTACCTGGGTGACATTTCGTACAGTTGGAGCTGGCTCATCCCTCAGTCTCTTCATAGCTGCTACAGGTGTTTCACTGAAGTACGGGGGCTCTCCATCCACCATCTCCACCACCATGATACCCATCGACCAAACATCCACCTGGTGCaccacaacacatttaaaatgatgtaaCAGCTCCATGGAACAGATCACTTATGTTGGCATTTACGCTCCATGAGAGAGATCACCACCATTAGTCCGCATGAGGGGGACTTTGAACGTGTGCCTGCTCACCTCAGTGCCATATGGTGATTTGGAGATGACCTCAGGAGCCATCCAATAAGGTGTCCCCACTAAGGACTTCCTCTTTGGGATGTCCTTGCTGATCTGAGCACAGAAGCCAAAATCTGAAAGCTTCACctgaggagagggaaagagaaacacTCTACATTAAGACTGTAaacaatcaaaagaaaaaggagagagggggggaaaaaacagcaaTAACCCACCCTTCCATCTAATGTGAGTAATATGGAGTCACTCTTGATGTCTCTGTGGATGACTCCCTGTGAATGGAGATAGGCCAGGGCCTGGAGAACAGCTTCACAGACTGTGGCAATCTGCTCTTCACTAAGCCTGCAGGAtaacgtgcgcacacacacacacacacacgcacacacacacacacacacacacacacacacacacacacacacacacacagacacacaaatattttagaTTAACTTTCTTTTCAAACTTTTCAATTACATATTAAAATGAATCATAGACAGAGGAAGAGTTGAAATCCATGAATCATTGCACATTAAAGGCAATGATAAAGAGAGCAGGGTTCAAAACAACAACTCCCACACAGCAGAATAACACTGCAGGTTCATTCCCCCTCAATCCCTAATGTGACATTGATCATTTACAAttgctaaataaaaaaagaaacaaaaggccCTTTTAAAACAGCAGGCAATGTCGGTTTTCCACTGAAAATATCGAAAATACAATGTAAGAATAACCCGAATGAGTGCTTTATTCGCCCCAAACATGATTTTCATTCCATTCAATTCACATATCTAACATTTTATACAGGAATATGTCCTTCATAAATTCAGGCACTTTCTCTGCtccttaatttaaagtgatttgaaggagagaaaaaaaggattggACACCAGACTGCAGCCATGCAAAACTGAATAACAAGAGGACTCCTATTCATTGTTACACTATCAACATAATGAAGATCTTATTGCCTGACAGTGGCCGTGACAGCTGTCTCATTGAACATGTCATCTGGCTTTAGAGAAAAAATGTCCTTCCTTTGAGTCAAGAGATCAAACCCCCGAGTTCATGCTTTTAGGATCGGGCCAGCCATCTGTTAATAACATAAAATACAACGAtagctaaaaagaaaaacaacctgacAAACTGAACTCCCAGCTGCTGGTGCAGTTTTTTCCTTGACAATATGGCGAAGAagaacacactgtaacacactaaTTTGATTTATGCCATGTGACattatcagaaaataaagcttTCTACCAAAATGAGACACtccacattgcatgtaaacatgcacacaattaGTCATTTCATTGAATTATTGATTTGCTACGGAGAAAAGCAGCAGGCCTGGAGTGAAACAGAGCAGAATGGGAGTCTTTGTCAGTCCTCGTGCAGCTGCTCTCCACACCAATCACTTGGCAGTCAATACCACACTACCCCCTTGTGGTTGATTTAGTTATCAAATATGATATCATAACCAAACTGACTCACCAATGAAGCTTTCGCAAAAGAAATGAAGTGGATCTTTTGGTGTTTTTCGTACCTGGTTTCAGACACTATGTTGGTCAGTGCTCCTCCCTGCAGGTACTCCATGATAACccacagctcctcctccaccaggGCTGACTTAAACATCTCCACCACGTTCCTGTGCTGATAGTCCCTCATGATGACcacctgcagcacaaacatTCTCATTACAACCAAAACCTGTCCTGACATAAGCCCTTGTGAGGCCACGTTTGGTTCTCCAAAATGAAAGGGCTGCTCAAGCAGTTTAGAGTAGCACTTATCATAAAAGGTGCTGAATTGGTAAAAGTATTATAAAGTTTACTCCTCAGTTTTGATCAATCTATTCTTACCCTACTTAATAGTATGTTTCTTAATTTTTCCTGTCAAGTAAACACACGATTCTGAGGGTCTCCCGAGTACATCTGAGACAACTATGATGAGTTATTCtcacatcattttcatttaatgcCTTCATGTAGGCACATGAATGTAGCTATTATGACTCAATGTACCATGCTAACTTTCTAATCCTCTGTTTAAGATATGTCTAGGCATTCAGGAACACGGCAACAAAGAGGGGTGCCTCTTCtgccattcaaaaaagccactgaaataaaataaaacatttaaaagtttaacTGATAGTTTACACACAGAGTGTAGCCAAAAGGAGAGCACACTAAGGCTAGCCACATTACAGGTCTACATCTAGGTCAACTTGCGGCTCACCGAACCATCCTGCTAATTCATCTAAGCCCATCAGCATGTTTACATGTATGAGCCTGATATTCTGTGTTTATAATACTGCTCTCTAAGGAAAGTCAATCCCTAGGAGATTGCTGCAGAGACAACCCCAAACATTAAATAAGTATGGCAAAGAAagcttaaaaaacataaatgaactGTTGGCCATAATGATAAAGACATGTGATGATAAGACTTCACAGCGCTCTGCTACATTTAAAGGCACTGTAAAGTATCCTCCTCTGTACATTAAGGCTAAGTGGGAGAAGGAACTTAATATAGAAATGACAACAGGATAATGgttcaaacatacagtatgtgaaacacaacacaccacTACTAATTCATGGAGTTCGGTTGCatcttaaataaaaagttttaaaaactggTTCACAAAAACCATGTTGGTAATTGTGTGAGAACTGAGAggcaaaacatacacacatgttgaGTGAATGAGAGAAATAACACTTATTTTTGGTGAAATGTGCATGATAGCACATGCATATTTCTATTGCGTccagtctttgtttttctttgtccatcCTGCTGCTGGTAACATATTCATAAGTTAACAGTCACGATACTTGCTTGTATAcgaaacaaaaatcaataaatattcaaataaaatgaaaaatagaaaTCTGTAGGCTTCCATAGCTTGGCTAAACACTGCTCGTCATAGTTTTGCAGAATCTCAATAGATATGGTGGTGGGTGCTGTGAAGTAAGCAACAAGGCACAGAAGCCATACTGAAGGACAGTAGGCAAGGTTCAAAGAAATATTGGAACTTTTTTTCAGTACAGAGTGCAAAGAAAAGTCTGAATTCTTTTTTACGTTACCTAAGATTCATTGGGTAAGTTCTTAAGAACAAATTATCCCCACTTACGCACCGAAGTTTTATGAGCTGGTATTTGTCTAGATAAGAACAAAATGTAAGAACACTTGAGAGCACTCTCATGCACATTTGAGTGCTGCTTTGGCAGGGCAAAATGACATGTTGACATGCAATGTTTGATCTAAActgcaaaatgttaaattatgaATACAAATCTAGAATCTAATATTAAGCATGAAATAAAACGCTTCACAACAATGACAACGTATTTCACACAGATATTTAGGCTAAAAGATACATTTTAGAATAATGTACTGTCAAATAGCAAAATTTGAAAAAGTATGAGATATGGACTTATCTCTCTTCTGTTTCCAGTTATTTCCCCCAGATTTAACTGTTTGCCTTTTCTGATTAAACTGTGATGTACATTGCTTCTGATGATAGCGCTGTCTGAACTAGTAACACAATCTGATGgagtgtttgtttgtagtttattttgtaTCCCCTGCTGACGTAACTAATGAATATCATGTCATTTAATCAGCCTGTTTTCAGTTCAAGCAGCAACTGTCTGAATTTTTATAAATTTACCATTCCCTACGTCTCTCGACTTCTCTATTTAATCCATTgcatcttctgtgtgtgtgccatgtGCACACAGCCCTGCAGTCTCGtgcccttatatgggcataaaAGGTGCTTATTTTTCTGTGCTATTTAGGAAAAAACATGCATGAGCTTCTAGTTTACGTGGAAATTCATCAGTTTTAGAACATAGGTGCACGTCATGAATTTTGACGAAGGTTTTTCTCAGGAAATTTCTTAAGAACAAatttcagaacatttttaagAAGATATTGATGAATGAGGCCCATTGTGACTAGGTTATTTAAGCAAGTACCTTGCTGGATACTGTACCTCATTAAAGAGCAattctctcctctgctgtcgCCTCAAGTCCATCATCTTCACTGCTACCTGCCGGCCACTGTGCTTCTCTGTAGCGATACACACCACACCTGTCGAGCCCTCCCCAATCTTCACAAAATTCTCCAGGTATGACCGAGGATCCCCTTTGTCTACAACCATCTGCAGGGCCGCCTTAAACTGCTCGTGGGTCACCTTGGGTGGGTCTGGTGGAGGTCTTGGTGAAGGATGTTGTGGAGGTCTGAAGGCAGGGGAGCAGGTTCCTGGAGGACTGGTGGCTAGTGAACCTGTTGGGGAGGGTCGGGGTTGTGAGGGGCTGTCTTGGCGGGGGTAAGGAGGGTTGGGGCATCCAGAGTGTCTGAGGAAGGGGTCAGGTCCATTTGGCCTCAGTCCAATGTTAGGAGAAAGGCCCAGCGTGTAGCTAGCCGATGAGCGAACAGCCCGCTGGGGTCTAATGCCGCCGACAAGAGGACTGCTGTTTCCAGTGGGGAGGAAGCCTGAGTGGTACCTCACTGCTGACTCTGCCTGCAGGATGAGAGGACAAGAGTGAGAGACATTAAGAGAAAGAGCTGAAACAGAATTGGCTGTCTGCCTGGGGTGTAAGACCTGCTTTAAAAGTGAATGTAAATCTAGTCCTCTACTCATTGTGCATCCACTTCACCTGATAGGACCCACATGAGAATGTTGCTTTACAGACCCCAAGTGTCCTGCTGGGAACTTGCCAAACACACCATATCTCAACTTTACAACCCCACTAAGACTTTAAACCCACATTCCATAATTCAatactggaattaaaaaaatattcaacccGAGAACTTTAATCACCTTTAATTTAAGGCAAATCAATATGCTACTGTGATTAAGTTTCCAAAAGCTAAGCATGATAATGATCCACTCAGACCTGTATCTAATGGATAGAATTAAAGCTACTGCAAAAACATGCCACAAAAAAGAATATTGTCTCTGTGACTTCAGCAGAAATATTCATATACGGTTTATTCTGTGAATAATATATAATCAAGACATTATTATCCACAAAGACATGCAAAGAAGATACTGTAATGTCATGCTTACTTTTAGGTCATAGGAGGAAAATGGCCTCCCTGGGCTGTTCTGAGGGTGCATGTACATCGGAGGGTTTGGCCGGAGCTCCGTGGTGACCATCCCTTGGTCTCCATGGGGCGGCTGAACAGTCATAGCAGggctgtaaaaacaagctatagGTCTCTGACTAGGTGGCATTCCCCTGGGCAGCTGGAAGTCTCTCTTCCATATCACTCTCTCTTGAGGGCTGCCCACCTCTCCACTCATGTAAGCCCCTTGACTCAGCATCGGGATGTTCTGTGACTGAGCTGGATGCGAGAATCCCTCCACCGAGCTGACGCTCACTTCGTATGTGGACTTGGCCTTTGGTAGGATCCCATTGGGTTGAAGAGTAATGCTCTTTTTCATGCCCAGGTAAGGAGTGTTGGTCTCACTGTGGATGTTCCTGGCTCTTTCCCTCCAGGGGTCGTCACACGCATCgtcgtcctcatcatcatcctggGTCAGGCCCTCGTACTGGTAAGGATCTCCCTCATTCACCTCCCCCAGTCGTCCGAGGGACTGGGCCCTCTTCCTGGCCGAGGGGCTGCTCTTCCTCAAAGAGTTGGAGCTGGTCACAGACAGACGGCTCATATC contains these protein-coding regions:
- the LOC132993239 gene encoding serine/threonine-protein kinase PAK 6, which produces MFRKKKKKRPEISAPKNFEHRVHTSFDAKRGCFVGLPTQWQSLIENLRRPRPMVDPSRITEVELRPKKTIVRGSMIGHGDYIAAMINDMSRLSVTSSNSLRKSSPSARKRAQSLGRLGEVNEGDPYQYEGLTQDDDEDDDACDDPWRERARNIHSETNTPYLGMKKSITLQPNGILPKAKSTYEVSVSSVEGFSHPAQSQNIPMLSQGAYMSGEVGSPQERVIWKRDFQLPRGMPPSQRPIACFYSPAMTVQPPHGDQGMVTTELRPNPPMYMHPQNSPGRPFSSYDLKAESAVRYHSGFLPTGNSSPLVGGIRPQRAVRSSASYTLGLSPNIGLRPNGPDPFLRHSGCPNPPYPRQDSPSQPRPSPTGSLATSPPGTCSPAFRPPQHPSPRPPPDPPKVTHEQFKAALQMVVDKGDPRSYLENFVKIGEGSTGVVCIATEKHSGRQVAVKMMDLRRQQRRELLFNEVVIMRDYQHRNVVEMFKSALVEEELWVIMEYLQGGALTNIVSETRLSEEQIATVCEAVLQALAYLHSQGVIHRDIKSDSILLTLDGRVKLSDFGFCAQISKDIPKRKSLVGTPYWMAPEVISKSPYGTEVDVWSMGIMVVEMVDGEPPYFSETPVAAMKRLRDEPAPTVRNVTQISPVLKDFLDRMLTRDPLDRASATDLLEHPFLLQSGSPQCLVPLVEQYRKRMSRC